A single region of the Candidatus Kryptoniota bacterium genome encodes:
- a CDS encoding ABC transporter ATP-binding protein, with product MRIPKEFAIELSRVSWRVNGASILYDINWKVNRGEHWAVIGLNGSGKTTLLNMINGYIYPSSGEVRVLGRKFGSSDLREMRKSIGWVSSSLQENLYENDSVEEIVLSGKFASIGLYDQPAKSDLAMAGDLLEMFRCVELQKRKYLTLSQGEKQKVLLARAMMSSPSLLILDEPCTGLDFIARENFLSTVESMAIGQADVTLIYVSHHIEEILPVFRHSLLLRDGRVHSAGVSESVITGSNLSEFYGMAVSVKRANGRYFVNTVNSTRRSDNPAPPTDRLPG from the coding sequence GTGAGAATCCCGAAAGAGTTTGCAATAGAATTGAGCCGCGTCTCATGGAGAGTGAACGGCGCTTCAATCCTTTATGATATTAACTGGAAAGTCAATCGAGGAGAACACTGGGCAGTAATCGGGCTAAACGGTTCGGGGAAGACGACTCTCCTGAACATGATCAACGGATATATTTACCCGTCGAGCGGTGAGGTGAGAGTCCTCGGAAGAAAATTCGGCTCGTCAGACCTGCGCGAGATGCGGAAGTCGATCGGTTGGGTGAGCTCTTCGCTCCAGGAAAATCTCTATGAGAACGACAGCGTAGAAGAAATTGTCCTCAGCGGAAAGTTCGCAAGCATCGGCCTGTACGATCAACCGGCAAAAAGCGATCTCGCAATGGCCGGCGATCTCCTTGAAATGTTCCGGTGTGTCGAACTACAAAAAAGAAAATACCTCACCCTTTCTCAGGGTGAGAAGCAGAAAGTTCTTTTGGCGAGAGCAATGATGAGCTCGCCCAGTCTCCTTATTCTTGATGAGCCCTGCACCGGGCTGGATTTCATTGCGAGAGAGAACTTTCTCTCTACAGTTGAATCGATGGCAATTGGCCAGGCCGACGTCACACTGATCTACGTGTCGCATCATATCGAGGAGATTCTGCCGGTGTTCAGGCATTCTCTGCTTCTCAGGGACGGGCGCGTCCATTCTGCAGGAGTCTCCGAATCCGTCATAACGGGGTCGAATCTTTCCGAATTCTACGGAATGGCTGTGAGCGTCAAACGAGCCAACGGAAGGTATTTCGTCAACACGGTCAACTCCACACGGAGGTCGGACAATCCGGCGCCGCCAACCGACCGGCTGCCAGGATAG
- a CDS encoding amino acid permease, translating into MTGPEAPKLAERLGLPTAIAVVIGSVIGSAIFLVPQKIALTLGDAGLIIGVWIFGGLLTLAGALTNAEIAGMIPAAGGQYVYFREIYNEFTAFLYGWTTFIVYQTGSIAAIAVAFAKYLGFFFPSLGASSIAIGPVVIPELGIKLVAIGAILFVTVVNYYGVQFGGFVQQLFTYLKVLAIFGIVIACFMFGTRASSAFTPFFGPFHGTSLLSAFGIALVAVLWAYDGWNSVTYLAGEVKNATRNIPIALVSGTLAVIVIYLLANLAYMYVLPVDQVAASHLVAADAISSFLGRNGAALIAVAVMISTFGTVNATTLTTARVYFAMAKDRLFFRGVSSVHPRYRTPHVSLIVQGIWASLLTLSGSYDQLFTYVVFASWLFYALGTFGIFVMRKKRPDAPRPYKTLGYPVVPAIFVIVAAWFVYNTIVTDPRDSLIGLGLVLLGLPAYFYWKRARRMGADGV; encoded by the coding sequence GTGACTGGACCTGAAGCACCAAAGTTGGCCGAACGATTGGGACTGCCGACTGCCATTGCCGTGGTAATCGGTTCAGTCATCGGATCGGCAATCTTTCTCGTTCCACAGAAGATTGCGTTGACACTCGGCGACGCGGGTTTGATCATCGGAGTGTGGATCTTCGGCGGGCTTCTGACTCTTGCCGGCGCATTGACGAACGCGGAGATAGCCGGAATGATTCCTGCTGCCGGCGGACAGTACGTTTACTTCAGAGAGATTTATAACGAGTTCACCGCGTTCCTCTACGGCTGGACTACGTTCATCGTTTACCAGACCGGGTCGATTGCCGCAATTGCTGTTGCCTTCGCCAAATACCTCGGATTCTTTTTCCCTTCATTGGGCGCTTCGAGCATCGCCATCGGGCCCGTCGTAATCCCGGAACTTGGAATTAAACTTGTCGCAATCGGTGCGATCCTCTTCGTGACCGTCGTGAACTACTACGGCGTCCAGTTCGGCGGCTTTGTCCAGCAGTTGTTCACTTACCTCAAAGTCCTGGCAATTTTTGGAATAGTGATCGCCTGTTTCATGTTCGGGACCCGCGCGTCTTCGGCGTTTACTCCATTCTTTGGTCCGTTTCATGGCACATCGCTTCTCAGCGCTTTCGGAATCGCGCTAGTGGCGGTCCTCTGGGCGTACGACGGGTGGAATAGTGTGACCTATCTCGCGGGTGAGGTGAAGAACGCAACAAGAAATATCCCGATCGCTCTGGTTTCAGGAACTCTCGCGGTGATCGTTATCTATCTTCTCGCGAACCTGGCATATATGTATGTCTTACCTGTCGATCAAGTTGCCGCTTCACACCTTGTCGCGGCAGACGCCATTTCTTCTTTCCTGGGACGGAATGGCGCCGCGTTGATTGCGGTCGCTGTGATGATATCTACGTTCGGAACCGTAAACGCAACGACGCTGACTACGGCACGAGTCTATTTCGCGATGGCGAAAGACAGACTTTTCTTTCGCGGAGTATCTTCAGTTCACCCAAGATACAGAACGCCGCACGTCTCACTTATCGTGCAGGGCATCTGGGCTTCACTCCTTACGCTGTCCGGATCCTACGACCAGCTTTTTACGTATGTGGTATTCGCCTCGTGGCTTTTCTACGCGCTTGGGACGTTCGGAATCTTTGTGATGAGGAAGAAGAGGCCGGATGCACCGAGACCATACAAAACTCTCGGTTATCCCGTGGTCCCGGCGATCTTCGTAATAGTCGCGGCCTGGTTCGTGTACAACACCATCGTGACCGATCCGCGAGATTCTTTGATCGGGCTGGGCTTGGTCCTCCTTGGACTGCCGGCATATTTCTATTGGAAGAGGGCGAGAAGGATGGGGGCCGACGGCGTTTGA
- a CDS encoding enoyl-CoA hydratase-related protein, whose product MKALKGKPPKSFGFKDIIYEKSGYRATVTLNRPKVLNALNFSVLREMSAAFEDAAFDDDIAVVVVTGAGQKAFCTGADIKEWNDEILDDPNDLYKWMAAFIEMHERLRNIGKVTVARLNGMVVGGGNELNLSCDLSVAAHDVVLRHVGTSRGSVPAAGATQWLPIVVGERRAREMLLLGKSLTAAEAKEWGLVNFVVPRKKLDKEVDRVCEELYNKLPDCTRYTREQLNFWKNFSWSMTVGHLRDWLTVHTSAPEIQEGIKAFNERRSIDYKMLRELSKARAKKCPKCGKSCPPGNNYCGHCGRKM is encoded by the coding sequence TTGAAAGCGCTAAAGGGAAAACCACCTAAGAGTTTCGGGTTCAAGGATATCATCTATGAGAAGTCGGGTTACCGGGCGACGGTCACGTTGAACCGGCCCAAAGTGTTGAACGCATTGAATTTTTCCGTCCTCAGGGAGATGTCCGCCGCATTTGAAGACGCTGCCTTCGACGACGATATCGCGGTAGTTGTCGTTACCGGAGCGGGACAGAAAGCATTCTGCACCGGCGCCGACATAAAAGAATGGAACGACGAGATACTGGACGATCCGAACGACCTCTATAAATGGATGGCGGCTTTCATCGAGATGCACGAACGACTCAGGAACATCGGCAAGGTGACTGTCGCTCGATTGAACGGCATGGTCGTGGGTGGCGGGAACGAATTGAATCTGTCGTGCGACCTGTCAGTCGCGGCGCACGACGTTGTCCTGAGGCACGTAGGCACGTCACGCGGCAGTGTCCCGGCTGCAGGCGCCACACAGTGGCTCCCTATTGTCGTCGGCGAAAGACGCGCCCGGGAGATGCTCCTCCTCGGGAAGTCTCTTACAGCCGCCGAAGCAAAAGAATGGGGCCTTGTTAATTTCGTTGTCCCCAGGAAGAAGCTAGACAAGGAGGTCGACCGTGTCTGCGAGGAGCTGTATAACAAACTCCCCGATTGCACCAGGTATACTCGCGAGCAGCTGAATTTCTGGAAGAATTTTTCGTGGTCTATGACAGTCGGCCATTTGCGCGACTGGCTCACCGTTCACACTTCCGCGCCTGAAATCCAGGAAGGCATAAAGGCGTTCAACGAACGGAGATCGATCGATTACAAGATGCTGAGAGAGCTTTCGAAAGCCCGCGCGAAGAAATGTCCGAAATGCGGCAAGAGCTGTCCACCTGGAAACAATTACTGCGGCCACTGCGGCAGGAAGATGTAG
- a CDS encoding EthD family reductase, with translation MVKLVAMFKKPDEPGEFDDHYENVHLPLVLKMPGMKRIEISKVTGAPMSVPHFYRMAEMYFENPAALNRAITSPEGIAAAKDLMSFAGGVMEMFFAEVRD, from the coding sequence ATGGTCAAACTGGTTGCGATGTTCAAGAAACCCGACGAACCCGGCGAGTTCGACGACCACTATGAGAACGTCCATCTTCCACTTGTGCTGAAGATGCCGGGGATGAAGAGAATTGAAATCTCCAAAGTGACCGGCGCGCCGATGTCGGTCCCACACTTCTACAGGATGGCGGAAATGTATTTTGAAAACCCGGCAGCACTCAACCGAGCTATTACTTCGCCGGAAGGAATAGCTGCCGCAAAAGACCTGATGTCGTTCGCAGGAGGAGTTATGGAAATGTTTTTCGCCGAGGTCCGGGATTGA
- the ndhC gene encoding NADH-quinone oxidoreductase subunit A, whose protein sequence is MLIDYIPIFLLVAVASLLGIVMANINRLFGPHRPTEEKLSTYESGMEPIKSARERFTVRFYLVAILFILFDVEIVFMYPWAVNFLSLGWFGFIEMMIFVVVLLIGYYYVIKKGALQWQ, encoded by the coding sequence ATGCTGATAGATTATATCCCAATTTTTCTTTTAGTTGCAGTTGCATCCCTTTTGGGAATTGTAATGGCGAATATAAACCGCCTCTTCGGTCCGCATCGGCCCACAGAGGAGAAGCTTTCTACGTATGAAAGCGGAATGGAGCCGATCAAAAGCGCCCGTGAAAGGTTCACGGTCCGGTTTTATCTCGTGGCGATTTTATTTATCCTGTTCGACGTAGAAATTGTGTTTATGTACCCATGGGCGGTGAACTTTTTATCACTGGGATGGTTTGGATTTATAGAGATGATGATATTTGTGGTCGTACTTTTGATCGGATATTATTACGTGATCAAGAAGGGAGCCCTTCAATGGCAGTAA
- a CDS encoding NADH-quinone oxidoreductase subunit B family protein, translating into MAVNRSNENEGFITSRVDALFNWSLKNSLWPMPLGISCCAIEMMAFAGPRFDVSRFGAEVFRFSPRQSDLLIVAGTVTYKMAKVVRKIYDQMPDPKWVVSMGVCASSGGMYRSYSVVQGIDQFVPVDVYVAGCPPRPDSLLKALMEIQKRIQSGEISSRREEREKILVE; encoded by the coding sequence ATGGCAGTAAATAGATCGAACGAGAATGAAGGATTCATCACTTCTCGCGTCGACGCTTTGTTCAATTGGTCTCTGAAGAATTCACTTTGGCCGATGCCGCTCGGCATTTCATGTTGCGCTATAGAAATGATGGCTTTCGCCGGTCCGCGTTTCGATGTGAGCCGGTTCGGAGCCGAGGTATTCAGGTTTTCACCGCGTCAGAGCGACCTGCTTATCGTGGCGGGGACGGTCACTTACAAGATGGCAAAAGTTGTTCGCAAGATATATGATCAGATGCCAGACCCGAAGTGGGTCGTATCGATGGGAGTGTGCGCCTCGAGCGGCGGGATGTACCGCTCGTACTCGGTGGTGCAGGGCATCGACCAGTTCGTCCCGGTGGATGTGTACGTTGCCGGGTGTCCTCCCAGGCCCGATTCGCTCTTAAAAGCGCTCATGGAGATTCAAAAGAGGATCCAGAGCGGTGAGATTAGCTCTCGCCGTGAAGAACGCGAAAAAATTCTTGTCGAGTAG
- a CDS encoding NADH-quinone oxidoreductase subunit C has translation MKEKIEAKLREAFGDAIVNVEESRGQVVVEIRRERIVEVCKFLKEDAQLSFDLLSDICGADMLDFEDDSSRKAYLAIEHAHRPASVPVAERFLVVYQLTSIANKTRLRLKAKVDGENPICPSVTPVFPAANWYEREAFDMFGISFDGHPDMRRMYMPEEYEYNPLRKDFPLMGIPGSIPLPRK, from the coding sequence ATGAAAGAAAAAATTGAAGCTAAGCTCCGAGAAGCATTCGGAGACGCGATCGTCAATGTCGAAGAATCGAGAGGCCAGGTCGTCGTCGAGATCAGGCGTGAGCGAATAGTGGAAGTCTGCAAGTTTCTCAAAGAGGATGCCCAGCTGAGCTTTGATTTGCTGTCGGACATTTGCGGTGCCGATATGCTCGACTTCGAGGACGATTCGTCCAGGAAGGCTTATCTTGCGATTGAGCATGCGCATCGTCCGGCATCGGTGCCAGTCGCGGAGAGATTCCTGGTGGTGTACCAGCTTACATCAATTGCAAACAAGACAAGACTGAGACTTAAAGCGAAAGTCGACGGCGAGAATCCGATCTGTCCGAGCGTGACACCTGTATTCCCTGCAGCTAACTGGTACGAACGCGAAGCCTTCGACATGTTCGGAATATCATTTGATGGGCATCCCGATATGAGAAGGATGTACATGCCGGAGGAATATGAATACAATCCTTTGCGGAAGGATTTTCCGTTGATGGGAATCCCGGGTTCAATTCCGCTCCCGCGTAAATAA
- the nuoD gene encoding NADH dehydrogenase (quinone) subunit D produces MSGSTEEKKSRSTDASRVSSGQILKALEDKDTNVILEDPLENYMVLNMGPQHPATHGVLRLLIKLDGETVVECVPELGYLHRGYEKIAESCTYHEFIPHTDRLDYISPLANNVGYALAVESIAGVEAPPRAQYIRVVAAELARISSHLMAIGAMAMDVGAMTVFLWSFREREKLYDVFDLLTGVRFTTSYTRIGGVAQDMTDETRNAISRFIDDFPKHLAEMGKMLNRNRIFLDRTVGVGPIDAKAAIEIGFSGANLRASGVEHDLRTSSPYLVYDNLSFEVITEKGGDCFSRYMVRMREMTESTKLVRQALEKMPHGPVKAELPKKVLPDKEPVYTRMEELIHDFVIVNDGVHPDPGDSYTAIEGSKGELGFYIISDGSGHPWRLKIRSPSFCNLQALPLLLKGQMISDVVAIVGSIDPIMGEADK; encoded by the coding sequence ATGAGTGGTTCTACGGAAGAAAAGAAAAGCAGATCGACCGACGCGTCACGGGTTTCATCCGGGCAAATCCTGAAAGCGCTTGAAGATAAGGATACAAATGTGATACTTGAGGACCCTCTTGAGAATTACATGGTTCTCAACATGGGTCCCCAGCATCCTGCCACGCACGGCGTTCTGAGACTTCTTATAAAGCTCGACGGAGAGACCGTTGTCGAATGCGTGCCGGAGCTAGGGTATCTCCACCGCGGATACGAGAAGATAGCGGAGTCCTGCACGTATCACGAGTTCATTCCACACACGGACCGTCTCGATTATATTTCCCCGCTTGCGAACAACGTGGGATACGCACTTGCAGTTGAGAGTATTGCAGGAGTTGAAGCTCCTCCCCGGGCCCAGTACATCAGAGTAGTGGCTGCCGAACTGGCGAGGATCTCGTCTCACCTCATGGCGATCGGCGCAATGGCGATGGACGTCGGCGCTATGACGGTATTTCTATGGTCCTTCCGCGAAAGAGAAAAATTGTACGACGTATTCGATCTGCTGACGGGAGTGCGATTCACGACCAGCTACACGAGGATCGGAGGCGTGGCGCAGGACATGACGGACGAGACCAGGAACGCCATATCGAGATTCATTGACGATTTTCCGAAGCATCTTGCCGAGATGGGGAAGATGCTTAACCGCAACAGGATATTTCTCGACAGGACTGTCGGCGTGGGACCCATCGACGCGAAGGCGGCCATCGAAATCGGATTCAGCGGCGCGAACCTTCGTGCGTCCGGTGTCGAGCATGACCTCCGCACATCCTCGCCTTATCTCGTCTATGACAATCTGTCTTTCGAAGTGATCACGGAGAAAGGCGGCGACTGTTTCTCGAGGTACATGGTCAGGATGAGAGAAATGACGGAGAGCACTAAACTGGTTCGCCAGGCACTTGAAAAGATGCCGCATGGGCCGGTCAAGGCGGAATTGCCGAAAAAAGTTCTTCCTGATAAAGAGCCCGTCTATACCAGGATGGAGGAACTGATTCATGATTTCGTAATAGTTAACGACGGCGTTCATCCGGACCCGGGGGATTCGTATACCGCGATCGAGGGATCGAAAGGCGAACTTGGATTTTACATAATCAGCGACGGAAGCGGCCATCCCTGGAGGCTGAAGATCCGCTCGCCTTCGTTCTGCAACCTGCAGGCACTGCCATTGTTGTTGAAGGGCCAGATGATTTCCGACGTGGTCGCGATCGTGGGAAGTATCGATCCCATCATGGGCGAAGCAGATAAATAA
- the nuoE gene encoding NADH-quinone oxidoreductase subunit NuoE, with amino-acid sequence MFTEENLKKVEEVKKRYPTTMAALLPVLWIAQEQFGWISEEVMHYVADLLALPFEHVLGVVTFYTMFNRKPVGKYHLQVCANVSCMLRGSDNLVEYLERKLGVRTGETTPDKMFTLSEVECLGSCGTAPMMQVNNDYYENLTAAEVDHILDRFRTQAHR; translated from the coding sequence ATGTTTACCGAAGAGAATCTCAAAAAGGTCGAAGAAGTAAAGAAGCGTTATCCGACGACGATGGCGGCGCTGCTACCCGTCCTCTGGATCGCGCAGGAACAGTTCGGCTGGATTTCCGAAGAGGTCATGCATTACGTGGCGGATCTCCTTGCACTTCCGTTCGAACACGTTCTTGGCGTAGTCACATTTTACACGATGTTCAACAGGAAGCCTGTCGGGAAATATCATTTACAGGTTTGTGCCAACGTTTCCTGCATGCTGAGAGGCTCCGACAACCTCGTCGAGTATCTTGAACGAAAACTAGGAGTCCGGACGGGTGAGACCACACCCGACAAGATGTTCACGCTCAGCGAAGTGGAATGTCTCGGCTCATGCGGGACGGCGCCGATGATGCAGGTGAACAACGACTATTACGAGAATCTAACCGCCGCGGAAGTGGACCATATACTCGATCGATTCAGAACTCAGGCACACCGATAA
- the nuoF gene encoding NADH-quinone oxidoreductase subunit NuoF, with amino-acid sequence MSEEISSTLLYARAGDPSLPKVILPEIPELNKIEVYERNGGYGALKKALSMEPDAVTDEVKKSGLRGRGGAAFPTGLKWTFMPKQTPKPKYLAVNADESEPGSFKDRQILEFNPHQLIEGILIASYAMGARAAYIYVRGEYYKWLKLLEKAVEESYSHGYIGQNICGSNYSVDVYAHRGAGAYISGEETGLMESLEGKRGYPRVKPPFPAQNGLWGNPTTVNNVETLANVPAIISNGSDWFLRIGAQKQPGTLLFGVSGHVNKPGVFELPTGTLLTDIIYKYAGGVLGGKKIKMVIPGGTSMPPLRGDQIEGVRMDAESLKSVGSAIGTGGVIVMDEDTNLLKVLLRITKFYWHESCGQCTPCREGTGWMLKIFQRLSEGGGKPQDLDLLVRVANNIEGNTICALGDAAAWPVKFTIQRFRKELEEEISRQARNAA; translated from the coding sequence ATGTCGGAAGAAATCTCAAGCACACTTCTTTACGCGCGTGCAGGCGACCCGTCGCTTCCGAAAGTCATTCTTCCCGAAATCCCGGAGCTGAACAAGATAGAAGTATACGAGAGGAATGGTGGATACGGTGCTCTTAAGAAAGCGCTTTCGATGGAACCGGATGCCGTAACCGATGAAGTCAAGAAATCTGGTCTCCGCGGAAGGGGAGGGGCAGCCTTCCCGACGGGCCTTAAATGGACCTTCATGCCCAAACAAACTCCGAAGCCGAAATATCTTGCAGTCAACGCGGACGAGAGTGAGCCGGGCTCGTTCAAAGACCGCCAGATTCTTGAGTTCAATCCTCATCAGTTGATCGAAGGAATCCTTATCGCTTCGTACGCGATGGGCGCAAGAGCAGCGTACATTTATGTTCGAGGTGAGTATTACAAATGGCTTAAGCTCCTGGAAAAAGCTGTGGAAGAATCATACTCGCACGGATACATAGGCCAGAATATTTGTGGATCGAATTATTCTGTCGACGTTTATGCCCATCGCGGGGCCGGTGCTTACATAAGTGGAGAAGAAACCGGGTTGATGGAATCGCTCGAAGGAAAGCGCGGCTATCCGCGGGTTAAGCCGCCGTTCCCGGCGCAGAACGGACTCTGGGGAAACCCGACTACTGTCAACAACGTTGAAACACTGGCCAACGTACCTGCGATCATCTCGAATGGAAGCGATTGGTTTCTGAGGATCGGAGCGCAAAAGCAACCTGGTACATTACTGTTCGGTGTGAGCGGTCATGTCAATAAACCGGGAGTGTTCGAGCTGCCAACCGGCACATTGCTCACCGACATCATATATAAATACGCCGGCGGAGTGCTCGGCGGCAAGAAGATCAAAATGGTGATCCCGGGTGGGACATCGATGCCGCCTTTGAGAGGTGACCAGATCGAGGGCGTGCGAATGGACGCGGAGTCGCTGAAAAGTGTCGGGAGTGCGATAGGAACCGGCGGCGTCATCGTCATGGATGAAGACACGAACTTGCTCAAGGTGCTCCTTCGGATCACGAAGTTCTACTGGCACGAGTCCTGCGGCCAATGCACTCCGTGTCGCGAAGGGACGGGCTGGATGCTGAAAATTTTCCAGCGATTAAGCGAAGGCGGCGGCAAGCCTCAGGATCTCGACCTTCTCGTGCGTGTCGCAAATAATATTGAAGGCAATACCATCTGTGCGCTCGGAGACGCGGCTGCCTGGCCGGTCAAGTTCACTATACAGCGATTCAGGAAGGAACTGGAGGAAGAAATCTCGCGGCAAGCGCGCAATGCTGCGTGA
- the dut gene encoding dUTP diphosphatase: MEQISVRIFRVSEEFNDLPLPSYMTEGAAGMDIFAAVSEPLTIPSMTTALVPTNLKIELPPGFEAQIRPRSGLAFRDKVVIPNAPGTIDSDYRGEIKIIMLNLGSDPFIVNRGDRVAQLVIAQYTRVRWDESVSLAETRRGEGGFGSTGK, from the coding sequence GTGGAACAAATCTCTGTAAGAATTTTCAGGGTCTCTGAAGAGTTCAACGATCTTCCTCTCCCATCCTACATGACGGAGGGGGCGGCGGGAATGGATATATTCGCCGCTGTGAGCGAGCCGCTCACGATTCCTTCGATGACCACCGCGCTCGTCCCGACCAATCTGAAGATTGAGTTGCCGCCGGGTTTCGAAGCGCAGATCCGACCCAGAAGCGGTCTGGCTTTTCGCGACAAAGTGGTTATCCCGAATGCTCCCGGCACTATTGACTCGGACTACCGCGGAGAAATCAAGATCATCATGCTTAATCTCGGAAGTGATCCTTTTATCGTTAACCGCGGTGATAGAGTTGCTCAATTGGTCATCGCACAGTACACACGCGTGCGCTGGGATGAATCGGTCTCTCTCGCGGAAACTCGCAGAGGCGAGGGCGGTTTCGGATCGACAGGCAAATAA
- a CDS encoding polysaccharide deacetylase family protein, with protein sequence MPILAYHKVDNKFEFGLTNVRPKSFVAQVNALVERDFRIVGSPENAQKNPKEICLTFDDAYDCFYRNVNPYLTLNKMKAVVFAISEYVGHSNDWDIRLSRRSFSHMTASQLREISELGFEVGSHTCTHRDLTALDAPALKNELVNSRKRLEDIVGRPVRYLSFPFGRHNAAVVAAAREAGYTGLFGLGSRVRPGVFERVPVYRIDTVASTSRKASLNRAEIFKSDLIHSFAYISAITSSWRTGKDS encoded by the coding sequence ATGCCCATACTTGCGTATCATAAGGTGGACAATAAGTTCGAGTTCGGACTGACGAACGTCCGACCGAAATCCTTTGTCGCCCAGGTAAACGCACTTGTCGAACGGGATTTCCGGATTGTCGGTTCACCTGAAAATGCTCAGAAGAATCCCAAGGAGATCTGTCTGACATTCGACGACGCTTATGATTGCTTTTACAGAAATGTCAATCCCTACCTGACTCTGAATAAAATGAAGGCTGTTGTTTTTGCCATAAGTGAATACGTCGGCCACTCCAATGATTGGGACATTCGTCTCTCGCGGAGATCCTTCTCTCATATGACTGCGTCACAGTTGAGAGAGATTTCCGAACTTGGGTTCGAAGTGGGAAGCCATACGTGCACGCACAGGGATTTGACCGCACTTGATGCTCCCGCATTGAAGAATGAACTTGTGAATTCACGAAAGAGACTGGAGGACATCGTCGGCCGACCGGTCAGATACTTGTCTTTTCCTTTTGGAAGGCATAACGCCGCGGTGGTAGCAGCCGCTCGAGAGGCGGGATACACCGGACTGTTCGGGCTCGGCTCCAGGGTCCGTCCGGGAGTTTTTGAAAGAGTGCCCGTATATAGAATCGATACAGTCGCCTCAACAAGTCGCAAGGCATCATTGAACAGGGCGGAAATCTTCAAAAGTGATTTGATTCATTCATTTGCATACATTTCTGCAATAACTTCTTCATGGCGAACCGGAAAAGACTCGTGA
- a CDS encoding AI-2E family transporter: protein MTLERSEESRVEGEELKPVEKHDQDYSTLLTSFFKKGELPLLIVALLLLVVLGYSVREIFNPILVYLVFLVATYPLRHESRVRHIILLATILFGTWFFIEVSNAVLPFVVAFILSFIFTPVVDAMARIKVPRGVTIILILLVLLGILVALSIFLLPMVFQQFQTFLTSIPTLTTEVSNSLNNLVNKGFLGFAPESQGLQQAIISEISTRIEDVTRAIPNGILNFVAQAATASTKMLNLVLVPFLSFYIMKDFGLIRYRVKMLFPRRYRKTASDVYAIVDRILGSYLRGALMVAFINSVVISSLMTVAGVKYPLVIGLISGLLDMIPYFGVIVSMSVAALIALFGDNPGFQVIMVLFSFLGMNLMETTILYPKIIGSKIGVHPVLLILALLVFGYFMGFLGLLIAVPATAILIGLRKYYEQNLRPAP from the coding sequence ATGACACTGGAACGTTCAGAAGAATCTCGCGTCGAGGGAGAAGAGCTTAAACCAGTTGAAAAACATGACCAGGATTATAGCACGCTCCTGACTTCATTCTTCAAGAAAGGGGAACTTCCCCTCCTCATCGTCGCTTTGCTCCTTCTGGTTGTCCTCGGATATAGCGTTCGCGAAATCTTCAATCCGATTCTCGTTTACCTAGTATTCCTGGTAGCCACCTACCCGCTGAGGCACGAATCCAGAGTCAGGCACATAATTCTCCTCGCTACAATTCTTTTCGGTACTTGGTTCTTCATAGAAGTTTCAAATGCGGTTCTGCCATTTGTCGTGGCATTCATACTCAGCTTCATCTTTACTCCCGTTGTGGATGCGATGGCACGCATCAAAGTTCCCAGGGGAGTGACCATAATCCTGATACTTCTCGTGCTCCTGGGAATACTTGTGGCGCTTTCCATTTTCCTTCTGCCCATGGTGTTTCAGCAATTCCAGACCTTCCTGACGTCGATTCCGACTCTGACTACGGAGGTCAGCAACTCGCTGAACAATCTGGTAAACAAGGGATTCCTCGGCTTCGCGCCGGAGAGCCAGGGCTTGCAACAAGCGATCATCTCCGAGATCTCCACCAGGATCGAAGACGTCACCCGTGCGATTCCCAACGGCATTTTGAATTTCGTCGCGCAGGCGGCGACTGCGTCCACAAAAATGCTAAACCTAGTTCTGGTCCCGTTCCTGAGCTTCTACATCATGAAGGATTTCGGGCTGATCAGGTATAGAGTCAAAATGCTTTTCCCGAGAAGGTACCGGAAGACGGCCTCTGATGTCTACGCAATCGTCGACCGCATACTCGGAAGTTATCTTCGCGGGGCCTTGATGGTCGCGTTCATTAACTCGGTCGTGATCTCGTCACTGATGACTGTGGCAGGTGTGAAGTATCCGTTGGTCATCGGCCTGATTTCGGGCTTGCTGGATATGATACCCTATTTCGGAGTGATCGTAAGTATGTCTGTCGCAGCGTTGATAGCGCTGTTCGGCGATAACCCGGGCTTCCAGGTAATTATGGTACTCTTTTCGTTCCTCGGAATGAACCTGATGGAAACGACAATTCTTTACCCGAAAATAATCGGCTCAAAGATCGGAGTACATCCCGTCCTATTGATTCTCGCCCTTCTTGTCTTTGGGTATTTCATGGGATTCCTCGGGCTCCTCATCGCAGTGCCTGCAACCGCGATACTGATCGGTCTCCGGAAATATTACGAACAAAACCTCAGGCCCGCTCCTTGA